The Triticum aestivum cultivar Chinese Spring chromosome 3A, IWGSC CS RefSeq v2.1, whole genome shotgun sequence genome includes a region encoding these proteins:
- the LOC123059737 gene encoding serine/threonine/tyrosine-protein kinase HT1 has protein sequence MKSLQCFKQGGGDGAGRRLERRLSLGDYKKAVSWSKYLVAPPGAKIRGGGEELWSADLSKLQIRARFASGRHSRVYSGRYNGREVAIKMVSQPEEDAALAAELERQFASEVALLLRLRHHNILSFVAACKKPPVFCIITEYMAGGSLRKYLHQQEPHSVPIELVLKLALDIARGMSYLHSQGILHRDLKSENVLLGEDMSVKVADFGISCLESQCGSGKGFTGTYRWMAPEMIKEKNHTRKVDVYSFGIVLWEILTALVPFSEMTPEQAAIAVALKNARPPLPASCPVAMSHLISQCWATNPERRPQFDDIVTVLEGYKEALDNDPSFFLSYIPPPPQHHPQHQQSLLRCFPRVKSVRRSASLKA, from the exons ATGAAGAGCCTGCAGTGCTTCAAGCAGGGCGGCGGGGATGGCGCGGGGAGGCGGCTGGAGCGGCGGCTGTCGCTGGGGGACTACAAGAAGGCGGTGTCCTGGTCCAAGTACCTGGTGGCGCCGCCGGGGGCCAAgatccggggcggcggcgaggagctctgGAGCGCCGACCTCTCCAAGCTCCAGATCCGCGCGCGcttcgcctccggccgccacaGCCGCGTCTACTCCGGCCGCTACAACGGCCGCGAGGTCGCCATCAAGATGGTCAGCCagcccgaggaggacgccgcgcTCGCCGCCGAGCTCGAGCGCCAGTTCGCCTCCGaggtcgcgctcctcctccgcctccgccaccACAACATCCTCTCC TTCGTTGCAGCATGCAAGAAGCCACCAGTGTTCTGTATCATCACTGAGTACATGGCAGGGGGTTCCCTTAGGAAGTATCTACACCAGCAAGAGCCTCATTCAGTCCCCATCGAACTAGTTCTGAAACTAGCTCTAGACATTGCCCGTGGGATGAGCTACCTGCACTCACAGGGGATACTCCATAGGGACCTGAAGTCAGAGAACGTGCTTCTCGGGGAAGATATGTCCGTCAAAGTGGCGGATTTCGGGATCTCATGTTTGGAGTCGCAGTGCGGTAGCGGCAAGGGGTTTACGGGGACCTATCGGTGGATGGCTCCTGAAATGATCAAGGAGAAAAACCATACTAGAAAAGTCGATGTGTACAGCTTTGGGATCGTCTTGTGGGAGATTTTAACTGCTTTGGTTCCATTCAGCGAGATGACACCTGAGCAGGCTGCTATAGCTGTCGCCCTCAAG AATGCGAGGCCACCGCTACCTGCTTCGTGCCCTGTGGCCATGAGCCATCTGATATCTCAGTGCTGGGCGACAAACCCGGAAAGAAGACCTCAGTTTGACGATATCGTCACGGTCCTCGAGGGCTACAAGGAAGCGCTTGACAACGACCCGTCATTCTTCCTGTCATACATACCGCCTCCGCCGCAACACcacccgcagcaccagcagagcctTCTCCGGTGCTTCCCTCGGGTGAAATCAGTGCGACGGTCCGCTTCTCTCAAGGCATGA